The following nucleotide sequence is from Azoarcus sp. CIB.
GTCGCCCGGATGGTGTCGCGGATGCGCGCGACTTCCTGCTCGGACAGGCCGGTGTCGATGAGTTCGCGCACAGCCTTCCAGGCGAGTCGCAGGCCCATGTGAAGGATCAGGAAGCCGACGAGAGCGGCTGCGAGCGGCTCGAGAAAGGGGTAGCCGGCCAGGCTGCCGCCGATGCCGACGGCGACGACCAGCGAGGATGCGGCGTCCGAGCGTGCGTGCCAGGCATTGGCTTCCAGCACGGGGGCTTTCAGGCGCCGGCTTGCGGCGAGGGTGTAGCGGAACAGGACTTCCTTCGCGCCGAGCGTCACCAGGGCCATGCCGAGAGCCACGGGGTGCAGCGGCGGAGCTGCGTCCATGTGCTGCAGGCGCAGGCCCGAGCTCCACAGGAAGCCCGTGCCGACGCCGGCGAGCACGAGCCCCAGCAGCAGCGAGGCGGCGGTCTCGATGCGGCCGTGGCCGTACGGGTGGTCGCGGTCGGCCGGCTCGGCGCCGCGTCGTCCGGCCATCAGTACGAGCAAGTCGGTGAATAGATCGGAGAGCGTGTGCGCGGAATCGGCGACGAGGCTGAACGCGTGTGCGAACAGTCCGACCGCGATCTGGCCGATGGAGAGCACGGTGTTCGTGGCGATCGCCACGAGCGCGACGCGCTGTATGCCGCGGCTGCGTGCCTCGTCGGCGCCGCTTCGGCGCGACTTGCCTGATGTCGAGTGGTCCATGGCGCTAGCGGTATGGGTATACTCAAGTTCCGATCGAGCAATTCTAGCCGGATGGATGCAATGGGAAAGTTGACCGACCTGCTCCGCCTCGCCCAGCAGCGAGCGCAGGAGATGAAGCTCCCGTATGCGGGCGCGCTCACGCCGGCCGAGGCCTACGAGGTGTGGCAGCTCGCGCCCGGTGCGAAGCTTGTCGACGTGCGCACGCGCGCCGAATGGGACTGGGTCGGCCGCGTGCCCGGCGCCGTCGAGATCGAGTGGATGGGTTATCCCGGCAACGTCGCGAATTCGCACTTTCTCGCGCAGTTCGGGCGCGAAGTCGATGCCGAGGCGCTGGTGATGTTCATGTGCCGTTCGGGTGCGCGCTCCGACAAGGCGGCACGGGCCGCCACGGAGGCGGGGTACCAGAGCTGCTACAACGTGCTCGAGGGGTTCGAGGGCGACCGCGACGCGAACGGTCAGCGCAGCCGCATCGGCGGCTGGCGCCATGCCGGACTGCCCTGGCACCAGGGCTGAGCGCGTACGTGCGCCGATTTGACACGCCGGCGCGCAGCCGGTTTGATTGACGATTATTGCGACGAATTACCGAAGACGATGCAGACCGCCACCATCAGTTTCGACCGCTTCAATGCCTTGCGCGACGACGAGGCCCAGGAGCGCATCCGCGCCGCGCGCGCGCGCCTCGGCGAGCGGGCCGTGCTGCTGTGCCATCACTACCAGCGCGCCGATGTGTACCAGCACGCCGACCTGACCGGCGATTCGCTCAAGCTGTCGCGGCTCGCGTCGCAGACCGACGCGGAGTTCATCGTCTTCTGCGGCGTGCATTTCATGGCCGAAGTGGCGGACATCATGTCGCAGCCGCACCAGAAGGCGATCCTGCCCGATCTCGCGGCGGGCTGTTCGATGGCGGACATGGCGAACCTCGCGAAGGTCGAGCGCTGCTGGCGAGAGCTGCGCGAGGTGCTCGGTACGCCCGACGCGCTGATCACGCCGGTGACCTACATCAACTCGGCGGCTGACCTGAAGGCCTTCTGCGGCGAGCACGGCGGCATCGTGTGCACGTCGACGAACGCGCCGGTGATCCTCGACTGGGCCTTCGCGCAGCGCGAGAAGGTGCTGTTCTTCCCCGATCAGCACCTGGGGCGCTGGACGGGCTACAAGAAGGGCATTCCGCTCGAGCAGATGGTGGTATGGGATCCGGACCTCGAATACGGCGGCCTCACACCGGAGCAGATCCGCAACGCGAAGATCCTGCTGTGGAAGGGGCACTGCTCGGTGCACCAGATGTTCCAGGAAAACCATATCCGCCGCTGGCGCATGCAGCATCCGGAAGGCCTCGTGATCTCGCACCCGGAAAGCAGCCTGGACGTGTGCGTGAATTCCGACTATGTCGGTTCGACCGAGTACATCATCAACGTGATCAAGAACGCGGCGCCGAACACGCGCTGGCTGGTCGGCACCGAGCTGAACCTGGTCAATCGCCTGGCCGAGGAAGTGAAGCCGGAAGGCAAGATCGTGCAATTCATGGCGCCGACGGTGTGCATGTGCTCGACGATGCAGCGTATCGACCCGCAGCATCTGGCGTGGACGCTGGAGAACCTTGCCGACGGCAAGATCGTCAATCACATCCAGGTGCCGCCGCACGAGGCCGAACTCGCGAAGGTGGCGCTGGACCGGATGCTGGCGGTGTCCTGACCAGGGGTGCGGAGGCCAGACCATGAAACTGCGCGTCTGCACCTACAACATCCACAAGGGGTTCTCGCAGTTCAATCGCCGCGTGGTGATCCATGAACTGCGCGACCGCCTGCGCAGCCTCGACGTCGACCTCGTGTTCCTGCAGGAGGTGCAGGGGCTGCACCTGGGGCATGCGAGCCGCCATCCGAACTGGCCCGAACCGCCGCAGCATGAGTTCCTCGCCGAGGAGGTGTGGCACCAGACCGCCTACGGCGGCAACGCGGTGTATGACCACGGCCACCACGGCAACGCGATCCTGAGCCGTTTTCCGATCGTCTCGACGAACAACCTGGACGTCTCCGACCACCGTTTCGAGCGCCGCGGGCTGCTGCATTGCGAGGTGCAGGTGCCCGGGGTCGAGCTGCCGGTGCATTGCGTGTGCGCGCACCTGGGGCTCTTCGCGGGCAGCCGGCGCAGGCAGATGGAGGCGCTGGCCGATCGCATGGAGCGCCTGGCGCCGGACGGTGCGCCGCTGATCATCGCGGGCGACTTCAACGACTGGCGCAACCGCGCGCAGGATCTGCTGGTCGAGCGCCTGCGCGTCCGGGATGCGTTCGATTCGGGGCGCAGCCGTCCGCCGCGCAGCTTCCCGAGCAGGTTGCCGGTGTTCCGCCTGGATCGCATCTACGTGCGGGGCTTTTCCGTCAGGCAGGCCGACGTACATTCCGGTCCGCCCTGGTCGCGGATTTCCGATCACGCTGCCCTGACCGCGGAACTGGAGTCCGCCGGGTGAGCACCTTCCTCGGCGGCAATGCGATCACCCTGCTGGAGAACGGCGCCGACTATTTTCCGGCCTTGCTGCAGGCGATCGAGG
It contains:
- the nadA gene encoding quinolinate synthase NadA; amino-acid sequence: MQTATISFDRFNALRDDEAQERIRAARARLGERAVLLCHHYQRADVYQHADLTGDSLKLSRLASQTDAEFIVFCGVHFMAEVADIMSQPHQKAILPDLAAGCSMADMANLAKVERCWRELREVLGTPDALITPVTYINSAADLKAFCGEHGGIVCTSTNAPVILDWAFAQREKVLFFPDQHLGRWTGYKKGIPLEQMVVWDPDLEYGGLTPEQIRNAKILLWKGHCSVHQMFQENHIRRWRMQHPEGLVISHPESSLDVCVNSDYVGSTEYIINVIKNAAPNTRWLVGTELNLVNRLAEEVKPEGKIVQFMAPTVCMCSTMQRIDPQHLAWTLENLADGKIVNHIQVPPHEAELAKVALDRMLAVS
- a CDS encoding rhodanese-like domain-containing protein, whose amino-acid sequence is MGKLTDLLRLAQQRAQEMKLPYAGALTPAEAYEVWQLAPGAKLVDVRTRAEWDWVGRVPGAVEIEWMGYPGNVANSHFLAQFGREVDAEALVMFMCRSGARSDKAARAATEAGYQSCYNVLEGFEGDRDANGQRSRIGGWRHAGLPWHQG
- a CDS encoding endonuclease/exonuclease/phosphatase family protein produces the protein MKLRVCTYNIHKGFSQFNRRVVIHELRDRLRSLDVDLVFLQEVQGLHLGHASRHPNWPEPPQHEFLAEEVWHQTAYGGNAVYDHGHHGNAILSRFPIVSTNNLDVSDHRFERRGLLHCEVQVPGVELPVHCVCAHLGLFAGSRRRQMEALADRMERLAPDGAPLIIAGDFNDWRNRAQDLLVERLRVRDAFDSGRSRPPRSFPSRLPVFRLDRIYVRGFSVRQADVHSGPPWSRISDHAALTAELESAG
- a CDS encoding cation diffusion facilitator family transporter; protein product: MDHSTSGKSRRSGADEARSRGIQRVALVAIATNTVLSIGQIAVGLFAHAFSLVADSAHTLSDLFTDLLVLMAGRRGAEPADRDHPYGHGRIETAASLLLGLVLAGVGTGFLWSSGLRLQHMDAAPPLHPVALGMALVTLGAKEVLFRYTLAASRRLKAPVLEANAWHARSDAASSLVVAVGIGGSLAGYPFLEPLAAALVGFLILHMGLRLAWKAVRELIDTGLSEQEVARIRDTIRATPGVIGLHDLRTRRMADRVLCDAHIQVDPRITVSEGHQISDTVYLRVRTAHPDVREVLVHVDAENDALLQSAGLTPLPERTEIVRTLEALIDRPLATPPRVLIHYLGDRIEAEVILGAADLDEIPRDELRLRIDALLAERPHYRAITILGRIAP